Proteins encoded together in one Solanum lycopersicum chromosome 7, SLM_r2.1 window:
- the LOC101259860 gene encoding myosin-17-like, translated as MASVNIIVGSHVWVEDPKLAWKDGEVIKIHGQDVHVKTSDGKEVVAKIAKVFPKDTEAPPGGVDDMTKLSYLHEPGVLQNLATRYELNEIYTYTGNILIAVNPFQRLPHLYDTHMMEQYKGAAFGELSPHVFAVADVAYRAMINEGKSNSILVSGESGAGKTETTKMLMRYLAHLGGRSGVEGRTVEQQVLESNPVLEAFGNAKTVRNNNSSRFGKFVEIQFDKSGRISGAAIRTYLLERSRVCQISNPERNYHCFYLLCAAPAEEVERYKLGNPKSFHYLNQSKYYELDGVNDAEEYLATRRAMDIVGISEEEQDAIFRVVAAILHLGNVEFAKGEEIDSSVIKDEQSRFHLNMTAELLKCDAKSLEDALITRVMVTPEEVITRTLDPEAALGSRDALAKTIYSRLFDWIVEKINISIGQDPNSKSIIGVLDIYGFESFKTNSFEQFCINFTNEKLQQHFNQHVFKMEQEEYEKEEINWSYIEFVDNQDVLDLIEKKPGGIIALLDEACMFPKSTHETFAQKLYQTFPKNKRFIKPKLSRTSFTISHYAGEVTYQADLFLDKNKDYVVAEHQVLLTASKCTFVAGLFPPLPEESSKSSKFSSIGSRFKLQLQSLMETLSSTEPHYIRCVKPNNALKPCIFENLNVIQQLRCGGVLEAIRISCAGYPTRRTFYEFLLRFGVLAPEVLAGSYDDKVACQMILDKKGLKGYQMGKTKVFLRAGQMAELDARRAEVLGNAAKIIQRQIRTYIMRKEFVSLRQAAIQLQSCWRAMLSCKLYEQLRREAAALKIQKNFRCHVAHITYTTLHTSAIMLQTGMRAMIARNDFRYRKQTKAAIKIQAHARGHAAYSYYRSLQRAAIITQCGWRRRVARKELRNLKMAARETGALKEAKDKLEKKVEELTWRLQFEKRLRAELEETKAQEVGKLQEALHAMQKQVEEANAKVVQEREAARRAIEEAPPVIKETPVIVQDTEKINTLSAEVENLKALLASEKKATEEARDSSRDAEAKHTELASKLETAERKVDQLQDSVQRLEEKLSNMESENQVLRQQALTMSPTGKALSTRPKTTIIQRTPENGNVINGESKPNSDMSLVVASPKEPSSEEKPQKSLNEKQQENQDMLIKCISQDLGFSGGKPIAACLIYKCLLHWRSFEVERTSVFDRIIQTIASAIEVQDNNDILAYWLCNTSTLLMLLQQTLKASGAANLTPQRRRSSSASLFGRMSQGLRGSPQSAGLSVLNGRMLGRLDDLRHVEAKYPALLFKQQLTAFLEKIYGMIRDNLKKEISPLLGLCIQAPRTSRASLVKGRSQANAAAQQALFAHWQSIVKSLNNYLMMMKSNHVPPFLVRKVFTQIFSFINVQLFNSLLLRRECCSFSNGEFVKAGLAELEQWCCYATEEFVGSAWDELKHIRQAVGFLVIHQKPKKSLNEITNELCPVLSIQQLYRISTMYWDDKYGTHTVSSDVISSMRVMMTEDSNNAVSSSFLLDDDSSIPFSVDDISKTMQQIDIGDVEPPPLIRENSGFVFLHQRSS; from the exons ATTGGCATGGAAAGATGGAGAAGTAATCAAAATACATGGTCAAGATGTTCATGTTAAAACCTCCGATGGAAAAGAA GTTGTTGCTAAAATCGCTAAAGTGTTTCCTAAAGATACTGAGGCTCCTCCTGGAGGTGTAGATGATATGACCAAACTTTCCTATTTGCATGAACCTGGAGTTCTGCAGAACTTGGCCACCCGATATGAGCTCAATGAAATTTAT ACGTACACTGGGAACATATTGATTGCAGTAAACCCTTTCCAAAGATTGCCTCATCTGTACGACACTCACATGATGGAACAGTACAAAGGAGCAGCATTTGGGGAGCTAAGTCCGCATGTTTTTGCAGTTGCAGATGTTGCATATAG GGCAATGATCAATGAGGGAAAAAGCAATTCAATTTTGGTTAGTGGAGAAAGTGGTGCTGGTAAAACTGAAACTACTAAGATGCTTATGCGTTATCTTGCGCATCTTGGGGGCCGGTCAGGTGTCGAAGGACGAACTGTTGAACAACAAGTTCTAGAA TCCAATCCCGTTCTTGAAGCATTTGgaaatgccaaaactgtgagaAACAACAACTCAAG TCGTTTTGGTAAATTTGTTGAGATACAATTTGATAAGAGTGGGAGGATATCTGGGGCAGCTATACGAACTTACCTTCTGGAGAGGTCTCGCGTCTGTCAAATCTCAAATCCCGAGAGAAACTACCATTGCTTTTATCTTCTTTGTGCTGCTCCAGCTGAG GAGGTAGAGAGATATAAACTAGGGAACCCAAAATCATTTCACTATCTTAATCAGTCCAAGTATTATGAATTGGATGGAGTAAATGATGCTGAAGAATATCTTGCAACAAGAAGGGCTATGGATATAGTAGGAATCAGTGAGGAAGAGCAG GATGCAATTTTCAGGGTGGTTGCTGCAATTCTTCACCTTGGTAATGTTGAATTTGCGAAAGGTGAGGAAATAGACTCTTCTGTGATTAAGGATGAGCAGTCTCGATTTCATCTCAATATGACGGCGGAGTTACTCAA GTGTGATGCCAAGAGCTTGGAAGATGCACTAATTACACGTGTGATGGTCACACCTGAGGAGGTTATTACAAGGACTCTTGATCCAGAAGCTGCTCTGGGTAGCAGGGATGCTTTGGCTAAAACCATATATTCTCGCCTTTTCGACTG GATTGTGGAAAAGATAAACATCTCAATTGGCCAGGATCCAAACTCCAAGTCAATAATCGGAGTTCTTGATATTTATGGGTTTGAGAGTTTTAAAACGAACAG TTTTGAGCAATTCTGCATCAATTTTACAAACGAAAAGTTGCAACAACATTTTAACCAG CATGTCTTCAAGATGGAAcaagaagaatatgaaaaagaagaGATTAACTGGAGCTACATAGAGTTCGTTGACAACCAAGATGTGCTAGATCTGATTGAAAAG AAACCTGGGGGAATTATTGCTCTTTTAGATGAAGCCTG TATGTTTCCTAAATCTACTCATGAAACATTTGCTCAGAAGTTGTACCAAACATTCCCTAAAAACAAGCGCTTCATCAAACCTAAACTTTCACGGACTAGTTTTACAATATCTCATTATGCCGGAGAG GTGACATATCAAGCGGATCTGTTTCTGGATAAGAACAAAGATTATGTGGTTGCAGAACATCAGGTTCTGTTAACAGCCTCAAAATGTACTTTTGTGGCGGGTTTGTTTCCTCCTCTACCTGAAGAATCATCGAAATCGTCCAAATTCTCCTCCATAGGGTCTCGTTTTAAG CTACAACTGCAATCTTTAATGGAAACATTAAGTTCAACAGAGCCTCACTACATCAGATGTGTCAAGCCTAATAATGCCCTTAAGCCTTGTATCTTTGAGAATCTGAATGTGATCCAGCAACTGCGATGTGGT GGTGTCTTAGAAGCTATCAGAATCAGTTGTGCTGGATATCCTACTAGACGTACATTTTATGAGTTTCTTCTTAGATTTGGTGTTCTTGCTCCAGAAGTTTTAGCTGGAAG CTATGATGACAAAGTTGCATGCCAGATGATTCTAGACAAAAAGGGACTTAAGGGTTATCAG ATGGGAAAGACAAAGGTCTTTTTACGGGCTGGACAGATGGCTGAGCTCGATGCTAGAAGAGCTGAGGTACTTGGAAATGCAGCAAAAATTATTCAAAGACAAATCCGTACATATATTATGCGAAAAGAATTTGTTTCTCTGCGTCAAGCTGCTATTCAGTTGCAATCATGTTGGCGAG CTATGCTGTCCTGCAAACTCTATGAACAATTGAGACGTGAAGCAGCTGCTCTGAAGATTCAAAAGAATTTCAGATGTCATGTTGCACACATAACATATACAACGCTGCATACTTCTGCAATTATGTTGCAAACAGGCATGAGAGCCATGATTGCTCGGAACGACTTTAGATACCGGAAACAAACTAAAGCTGCAATTAAAATA CAGGCTCATGCACGTGGCCATGCCGCTTATTCTTATTACAGAAGTCTTCAGAGAGCTGCGATCATTACTCAGTGTGGTTGGAGGCGACGGGTGGCCAGGAAGGAGCTTCGAAATCTCAAAATG GCTGCAAGGGAAACAGGTGCTCTCAAGGAAGCCAAGGACAAGCTCGAAAAGAAAGTGGAAGAACTTACATGGCGGTTGCAATTTGAGAAACGACTCAGG GCTGAGTTGGAGGAGACTAAAGCCCAAGAAGTTGGAAAGCTACAGGAGGCACTGCATGCAATGCAAAAGCAAGTAGAAGAAGCAAATGCTAAAGTGGTCCAAGAGCGGGAGGCAGCACGGAGAGCAATTGAAGAGGCACCTCCAGTCATCAAGGAGACCCCAGTTATAGTTCAAGACacagaaaaaataaataccCTGTCAGCTGAAGTAGAGAATTTGAAG GCTTTGCTGGCATCCGAAAAGAAAGCTACAGAAGAGGCTAGAGATTCTTCCAGGGATGCAGAGGCCAAACACACAGAGCTGGCTAGCAAACTAGAAACTGCCGAGCGAAAAGTAGATCAGCTTCAAGATTCTGTGCAGAG GCTTGAAGAGAAGCTTTCCAATATGGAATCAGAGAACCAAGTGCTTCGTCAACAAGCTTTGACCATGTCACCAACTGGAAAAGCGCTATCTACACGGCCAAAGACTACCATCATACAG AGGACTCCGGAGAATGGAAATGTTATAAACGGAGAATCAAAACCTAATTCT GATATGAGTCTTGTTGTAGCAAGTCCAAAGGAGCCTTCATCTGAAGAGAAACCACAGAAGTCTCTAAATGAAAAGCAGCAG GAGAACCAAGACATGCTCATTAAGTGcatttctcaagatttaggctTTTCTGGAGGCAAACCAATTGCAGCTTGTCTCATATACAAATGTCTGCTCCACTGGAGGTCCTTTGAAGTGGAAAGAACTAGTGTTTTTGACCGTATAATACAAACCATTGCTTCAGCCATAGAG GTCCAagataataatgatatattagCCTACTGGTTATGCAATACGTCCACATTGTTGATGCTGCTTCAACAAACACTTAAAGCTAGTGGGGCTGCTAATTTGACTCCGCAGAGGCGGAGATCCAGTTCAGCCTCTTTGTTTGGAAGGATGTCCCAA GGCTTGCGAGGTTCTCCTCAGAGTGCTGGGCTTTCAGTTCTCAATGGGCGTATGCTTGGGAGATTGGATGACTTACGTCATGTTGAGGCCAAGTATCCTGCGCTGCTGTTCAAGCAGCAGCTGACTGCCTTTTTGGAGAAAATATATGGAATGATAAGAGACAATCTGAAGAAAGAGATATCCCCATTGCTTGGGCTATGTATTCAG GCACCAAGAACATCTCGTGCAAGTTTAGTCAAAGGAAGATCCCAAGCTAATGCTGCTGCCCAGCAAGCTCTATTTGCTCATTGGCAAAGCATTGTAAAAAGTTTGAATAACtacttgatgatgatgaaatCAAACCAT GTTCCTCCCTTCTTAGTTCGGAAGGTTTTCACtcaaatattttcctttatcAATGTTCAACTTTTCAACAG TCTTCTTTTGCGGCGTGAGTGTTGCTCATTTAGTAATGGAGAATTTGTGAAAGCCGGGTTGGCTGAATTGGAACAGTGGTGCTGCTATGCAACTGAAGAA TTTGTAGGCTCAGCATGGGACGAGTTGAAACACATTAGACAGGCAGTTGGATTCCTA GTTATCCATCAAAAGCCCAAAAAGTCATTGAATGAAATCACTAATGAACTTTGTCCA GTGCTTAGCATACAGCAACTGTATAGGATCAGCACTATGTACTGGGATGACAAATACGGAACCCACACTGTCTCTTCAGAT GTTATTTCAAGTATGAGAGTTATGATGACAGAGGACTCCAACAATGCTGTCAGCAGTTCCTTTTTGTTGGATGATGATTCGAG CATTCCATTCTCCGTGGATGACATCTCCAAAACGATGCAACAAATAGACATTGGTGATGTTGAACCTCCTCCATTAATCCGTGAGAATTCAGGATTTGTATTCTTGCATCAACGGTCTAGTTGA